A genomic stretch from Leptotrichia sp. HSP-536 includes:
- a CDS encoding DUF6320 domain-containing protein — protein MYCIKCGVELEEGTKRCPLCETVVPRIDGLEEKEYEKEYPIININLYEMKMKKVKKAVFLSFFTISIISILEVLFQNLIMYGKIEWGYYAILSILVFDLGLFIFLDSYRMRTNLFLILIGVSGYLYLLDLGDKKLTWSVNRGIPIVVAFYFVGLIFSFIWDKHKSDKLKMLNFFIFFVGIFLLILELIISKKMTWSIFSSIPLFILSIMLRYAYKSYKEEFKRRLHR, from the coding sequence ATGTATTGTATAAAATGCGGAGTAGAACTGGAAGAAGGCACAAAAAGATGTCCATTATGTGAAACAGTTGTTCCGAGAATAGATGGACTTGAAGAAAAGGAATATGAAAAGGAATATCCAATTATCAATATAAATTTATATGAAATGAAAATGAAAAAAGTAAAAAAAGCTGTATTTCTCTCATTTTTTACAATTTCAATAATTTCAATACTAGAAGTCCTATTTCAAAATTTAATAATGTATGGAAAAATAGAATGGGGATATTATGCAATTCTTTCAATTTTAGTTTTTGATTTAGGATTATTTATATTTTTAGATTCCTATCGAATGAGAACAAATTTATTTTTAATTCTGATTGGAGTATCAGGATATTTGTATTTGCTAGATTTGGGAGATAAAAAATTGACTTGGAGTGTAAATCGTGGGATTCCAATTGTTGTAGCATTTTATTTTGTTGGGTTAATCTTTTCATTTATATGGGATAAACATAAAAGTGACAAGTTAAAAATGTTGAATTTTTTTATTTTTTTTGTTGGGATTTTCTTATTAATTTTAGAGCTGATTATAAGTAAAAAAATGACTTGGTCAATATTTTCTTCCATCCCTCTTTTTATTTTAAGTATAATGTTAAGATATGCTTATAAATCTTATAAAGAAGAATTTAAAAGAAGGTTACATAGATAA
- a CDS encoding helix-turn-helix domain-containing protein → MNSISEEYRVRQRAVEYAIKYNNNSKAALKYKTSRQQIKRWRDRYDGTVQSLMPKSRRPKSHPNQHTQEEIDLIMKKYRRFSYEGLAQVYTEARKLGYSRSYGTMCKIIRKIRDNKPKSLKGFTKAQKSEAGCISWRKGSDRHKICSKRMHMFWNE, encoded by the coding sequence ATGAATAGTATATCAGAAGAGTACCGTGTTCGTCAACGGGCAGTTGAGTATGCAATAAAATATAACAATAATTCAAAGGCGGCATTAAAATATAAGACATCAAGACAGCAGATTAAGAGATGGCGTGACAGATATGACGGAACAGTGCAGTCACTGATGCCAAAAAGCAGAAGACCTAAAAGTCATCCAAATCAACATACTCAGGAAGAAATAGATTTAATTATGAAAAAATACAGGAGATTTTCATATGAAGGACTGGCACAGGTATATACCGAAGCTAGAAAACTGGGATACAGCCGTTCTTATGGAACTATGTGCAAAATAATAAGAAAAATTAGGGATAATAAGCCCAAAAGCCTAAAAGGCTTTACAAAAGCACAAAAAAGTGAAGCAGGCTGCATATCCTGGCGAAAAGGTTCAGATAGACATAAAATATGTTCCAAGAGAATGCATATGTTTTGGAATGAATGA
- a CDS encoding alcohol acetyltransferase has translation MKNEKIWYELDAFAKTYSSIISEGRTTCFRLSALFTENIDIKILKEVSNFLEKKYPFYNSELKKGIFWNYLQQKKTHFMIRKEVTYPCTDIRKDNPLRIIYFNNKISIEIAHFLTDGKGALLFFQDLIEKYLEEKYFCEKTNFQKIEEILENSDETEKIKKNEYVDLYEKYLKKVSKETTIKSAFHLPIKILEKGQYHVTTGEISINDLKAKSKKYGTTIGKYLLAVYFKILLDRYSQAKNPIVIGVPVDLRKIFEETTYRNFFINITPSVDASLGAYSLSEIITYLDNYFALKITKKEFYKSIYKAMNPIGNMIIKSVPYLIKRLFFPFIFDYYGERGYTTGFSNLGIFKIDKKYEKFLKGLRFLPPPSKRCKIKMGVISDNQKIYVNFGNLTANYDIERDFFIYLRKRGIKSKIITNYS, from the coding sequence GTGAAAAATGAAAAAATCTGGTATGAGCTAGATGCCTTTGCAAAAACCTATTCATCAATAATCAGCGAAGGGCGGACAACGTGCTTTCGGCTTTCTGCATTGTTTACAGAAAATATTGATATAAAAATATTAAAAGAAGTGTCTAATTTTCTTGAAAAAAAATATCCATTTTACAATTCAGAGCTAAAAAAAGGGATTTTCTGGAATTATTTGCAGCAAAAGAAAACACATTTTATGATTAGAAAAGAAGTAACATATCCTTGTACAGATATAAGAAAAGATAATCCGTTGAGAATAATTTATTTTAATAATAAAATCTCGATAGAAATAGCACATTTTTTAACAGATGGAAAAGGAGCATTATTATTTTTTCAGGATTTAATTGAAAAATATTTAGAAGAAAAATATTTCTGTGAAAAAACAAATTTCCAAAAAATAGAAGAAATATTAGAAAACTCTGATGAAACAGAAAAAATAAAAAAAAATGAATATGTCGATTTATATGAAAAATATTTAAAAAAAGTGAGTAAAGAAACCACAATAAAATCAGCATTTCATTTACCAATAAAAATATTGGAAAAAGGGCAGTATCACGTTACGACAGGAGAAATTTCCATAAACGATTTAAAAGCGAAAAGTAAAAAATATGGAACAACCATTGGAAAATATTTGCTTGCAGTGTATTTTAAAATTTTGCTGGACAGATACTCGCAGGCAAAAAATCCAATTGTTATTGGAGTTCCAGTTGATTTACGAAAAATTTTTGAAGAAACGACTTACAGAAATTTTTTCATAAATATAACTCCTAGTGTGGATGCCAGTCTTGGAGCCTATTCCCTTTCAGAAATTATAACGTATCTGGATAATTATTTTGCATTAAAAATTACTAAAAAGGAATTTTATAAAAGTATTTACAAAGCTATGAATCCGATTGGAAATATGATAATAAAGTCAGTTCCATATTTGATAAAGCGGCTATTTTTTCCATTTATTTTTGATTATTATGGTGAACGTGGCTATACAACTGGATTTTCAAATTTAGGAATTTTCAAAATTGATAAAAAATATGAAAAATTTCTAAAAGGCTTGAGATTTTTACCGCCACCAAGTAAACGATGTAAAATAAAAATGGGAGTTATTAGTGATAATCAGAAAATTTACGTAAATTTTGGAAATTTAACTGCAAATTATGATATTGAGAGAGATTTTTTTATTTATCTGCGAAAAAGGGGAATAAAATCAAAAATAATTACAAATTATTCATAA
- a CDS encoding integrase core domain-containing protein, with translation MDEKSTYQTTKFLETLEAELGFKIEKIQSDNGREFTNAENGKKALFELKLEELGIEYMTTRPYSPWQNGKVERSHRLDSNYYLGKRFRSLEKLRRSVKRYCSRYNNISRKVLNFKSPNEMLKEYRTNN, from the coding sequence GTGGATGAAAAAAGTACATACCAGACGACAAAATTTCTAGAAACGCTTGAAGCGGAGCTGGGCTTTAAAATAGAAAAAATACAAAGTGATAACGGCAGGGAGTTTACGAATGCGGAAAATGGCAAAAAGGCACTATTTGAGCTAAAGCTGGAAGAACTAGGGATAGAATACATGACAACAAGACCGTATTCGCCGTGGCAGAATGGGAAAGTGGAAAGGAGCCACAGGCTAGACAGCAATTATTATTTAGGAAAAAGATTTAGAAGTCTGGAAAAATTAAGAAGGTCAGTAAAAAGATATTGCAGCAGATACAATAATATATCAAGAAAAGTATTAAATTTTAAAAGTCCGAATGAAATGCTGAAAGAATACAGGACAAACAATTAA
- the rho gene encoding transcription termination factor Rho gives MEGFSGMSKLELINAILIEKGKENGKTYGFGKLDIMSEGTYGFLRKTSIGPDIYMSVSQIKRFFLRNEDIVFGELRIPIGTEKNYGVLKVLLVNGDLPEKSLKRPYFDDLIPSYPDEKLNLGNGEISSRIIDLISPIGKGQRGLIVAPPKAGKTVLLSTLANDIIKYNPEIDVWILLIDERPEEVTDIKENVKEAEVYSATFDEDPRMHTQVTENVLEMAKREVERGKDILILMDSLTRLARSYNITIPSSGKLISGGIDPNALYYPKRFLGAARNIKKGGSLTIIATALIETGSRMDEVIFEEFKGTGNMEILLSRTLEQLRIFPAIDVLKSGTRREELLIPRENLEKIWKLRRELSEMSEVEGMKNLIELIKQYKNNDELLDDLYKHKKVK, from the coding sequence ATTGAAGGATTTTCAGGAATGTCAAAACTTGAGTTAATTAATGCTATTCTTATTGAAAAAGGGAAAGAAAATGGAAAAACTTATGGTTTTGGGAAATTAGATATAATGAGTGAAGGAACTTATGGATTTTTGCGAAAAACTTCAATTGGTCCTGATATTTATATGTCAGTTTCACAAATAAAAAGATTTTTTCTCCGAAATGAAGATATTGTATTTGGAGAATTAAGAATTCCGATTGGAACAGAAAAAAACTATGGAGTTCTAAAAGTGCTATTAGTAAATGGAGATTTGCCAGAAAAATCACTAAAACGTCCATATTTTGACGATTTGATTCCTTCGTATCCAGATGAAAAATTAAACTTGGGAAATGGAGAAATATCCTCAAGAATTATCGACTTAATTTCACCAATTGGAAAAGGGCAGAGAGGGCTTATCGTTGCACCGCCAAAAGCTGGAAAAACGGTGTTATTGTCAACTCTTGCAAATGATATTATAAAATATAATCCAGAAATTGATGTATGGATATTATTAATTGACGAGAGACCTGAAGAAGTTACCGATATTAAGGAAAACGTAAAAGAAGCGGAAGTTTATTCAGCTACATTTGATGAAGATCCAAGAATGCACACACAAGTTACTGAAAATGTCCTGGAAATGGCAAAAAGGGAAGTGGAACGTGGAAAAGATATTCTAATCTTAATGGATAGCCTTACAAGGCTTGCACGGTCGTATAACATCACAATTCCTTCAAGCGGAAAATTGATTTCTGGTGGAATTGACCCAAATGCACTTTATTATCCAAAAAGATTTTTAGGAGCTGCAAGAAATATTAAAAAAGGTGGAAGCTTGACAATTATAGCAACGGCTTTGATTGAAACAGGAAGTAGAATGGATGAAGTTATTTTTGAAGAGTTTAAAGGAACTGGGAATATGGAAATTCTTTTAAGTAGGACACTTGAACAGTTGAGAATATTTCCAGCAATAGATGTTTTAAAAAGTGGGACAAGACGTGAGGAATTATTGATTCCAAGGGAAAATTTGGAAAAAATATGGAAATTACGAAGAGAACTTAGTGAAATGTCGGAAGTTGAAGGAATGAAAAATTTAATTGAACTTATAAAGCAATACAAAAATAATGATGAATTATTAGATGATTTATACAAACATAAAAAAGTTAAATAA
- a CDS encoding helix-turn-helix domain-containing protein, protein MNSISEEYRVRQRAVEYAIKYNNNSKAALKYKTSRQQIKRWRDRYDGTVQSLMPKSRRPKSHPNQHTQEEIDLIMKKYRRFSYEGLAQVYTEARKLGYSRSYGTMCKIIRKIRDNKSKSLKGFTKAQKSEAGCISWRKGSDRHKICSKRMHMFWNE, encoded by the coding sequence ATGAATAGTATATCAGAAGAGTACCGTGTTCGTCAACGGGCAGTTGAGTATGCAATAAAATATAACAATAATTCAAAGGCGGCATTAAAATATAAGACATCAAGACAGCAGATTAAGAGATGGCGTGACAGATATGACGGAACAGTGCAGTCACTGATGCCAAAAAGCAGAAGACCTAAAAGTCATCCAAATCAGCATACTCAGGAAGAAATAGATTTAATTATGAAAAAATACAGGAGATTTTCATATGAAGGACTGGCACAGGTATATACCGAAGCTAGAAAACTGGGATACAGCCGTTCTTATGGAACTATGTGCAAAATAATAAGAAAAATTAGGGATAATAAGTCCAAAAGCCTAAAAGGCTTTACAAAAGCACAAAAAAGTGAAGCAGGCTGCATATCCTGGCGAAAAGGTTCAGATAGACATAAAATATGTTCCAAGAGAATGCATATGTTTTGGAATGAATGA
- the tnpB gene encoding IS200/IS605 family element RNA-guided endonuclease TnpB has protein sequence MKIIKRAYKFRIYPTLEQISFFAKSFGCVRKVYNLMLDDRKKAYEEYKSTGIKTKYPTPAKYKEEYPYLKEVDSLALANAQLNLEKAYKNFLKNKDFGFPKYKCKSNPVQSYTTNNQNTIYIKDGYIKLPKLKSLVKIKLHRKIKGIIKSVTISKNSINHYFASILCEEEIEELAKTNKNIGIDLGIKEFVTMSDCTKVENLKLSKEYEKKLKREQRKLSRRCKFAKGSDKKLSDSRNYQKQKKKVAKIHNKIRNKRKDFINKLSTKVINNHDIICIEDLNIKGMLKNHKLAKSMSDVSWREFVRQLEYKANWYGRKIIKVPTFYPSSKTCSSCGNIKATLKLSERIYHCECCGLEIDRDYNASINILRKSLEILKEEKVS, from the coding sequence ATGAAAATAATTAAAAGAGCATATAAATTCAGAATATACCCTACCTTAGAACAAATTAGCTTTTTTGCTAAGTCTTTTGGTTGTGTTAGAAAAGTTTATAACCTTATGTTAGATGATAGAAAGAAAGCTTATGAAGAATATAAATCAACAGGAATTAAAACTAAATATCCTACTCCTGCTAAATATAAAGAAGAATATCCTTATCTAAAAGAAGTTGATAGTTTAGCGCTTGCTAATGCACAATTAAATTTAGAAAAAGCCTATAAAAATTTTCTTAAAAATAAAGATTTTGGTTTTCCAAAATATAAATGTAAATCTAATCCTGTACAAAGTTATACTACAAATAATCAAAACACAATATATATTAAAGATGGATATATAAAACTTCCTAAACTAAAATCACTAGTCAAAATCAAATTACATAGAAAAATAAAAGGTATAATCAAATCAGTAACAATAAGTAAAAATAGTATTAACCATTATTTTGCTTCAATATTATGTGAAGAAGAAATAGAAGAATTAGCAAAGACTAATAAAAATATTGGAATAGATTTAGGAATAAAAGAATTTGTAACAATGAGCGATTGTACAAAAGTAGAAAATTTAAAGCTATCAAAAGAATATGAGAAAAAACTGAAAAGAGAACAAAGAAAACTATCAAGAAGATGTAAATTTGCTAAAGGTAGCGATAAAAAACTTTCAGATAGTAGGAATTATCAAAAGCAAAAGAAAAAAGTAGCAAAAATTCATAATAAAATTAGAAATAAAAGAAAAGACTTTATAAATAAGTTGAGTACAAAAGTTATCAATAACCACGATATAATTTGTATAGAAGACTTAAATATAAAAGGAATGTTAAAAAATCACAAACTAGCAAAAAGTATGTCAGATGTAAGTTGGAGAGAATTTGTAAGACAACTAGAATATAAAGCAAATTGGTATGGAAGAAAGATTATAAAAGTACCTACATTTTATCCAAGTAGTAAGACTTGTTCTAGTTGTGGTAATATAAAAGCAACTCTGAAATTATCAGAAAGAATATATCATTGTGAATGTTGTGGACTAGAAATAGATAGAGATTACAATGCAAGTATAAATATATTAAGAAAAAGTTTAGAAATATTAAAAGAAGAAAAAGTAAGTTAA
- a CDS encoding Dps family protein, with the protein MSKTVEKLNLYLANLNVLYRKVQNYHWNITGAGFFSVHAKLEEYYDGINTQIDDVAERILSIGGRPLGTLKDYLEVTTIKEAENKEISIPEAVADVKKEFEAMLKLVKEIKVVADEENDYGTSALVDEYISTYEKDLWMLNAYLK; encoded by the coding sequence ATGTCAAAAACAGTTGAAAAATTAAATCTTTACTTAGCTAACTTAAACGTACTTTACAGAAAAGTTCAAAATTACCACTGGAACATTACTGGTGCTGGATTCTTCTCTGTTCATGCAAAATTAGAAGAATACTATGACGGTATAAATACACAAATTGATGATGTTGCAGAAAGAATTTTGTCAATAGGCGGACGTCCTTTAGGAACTCTAAAAGACTACTTGGAAGTTACAACTATTAAAGAAGCTGAAAATAAGGAAATTTCTATTCCAGAAGCAGTAGCTGATGTAAAAAAAGAATTTGAAGCAATGTTAAAATTAGTAAAAGAAATAAAAGTTGTGGCTGATGAAGAAAATGATTACGGAACTTCTGCATTAGTCGACGAATATATCAGCACATATGAAAAAGATTTATGGATGTTAAATGCATACTTAAAATAA
- a CDS encoding flavin reductase family protein, producing the protein MKKRNLKGSVVLNPVPTVLVTCKNLEGKDNVLTIAWVGTVCSKPPMLSISIRPERLSYDYINETMEFIVNLPSRKQTKEVDFCGVRSGRQVDKIKECAFTLQEGEKVKSSYIKECPVNIECKVKDIIKLGSHDMFVAEVLCSHIDEALFDEKDKIHFEKANLISYSHGEYFSLSKEAIGKFGYSVMKKKKKSKFIKK; encoded by the coding sequence ATGAAAAAAAGAAATTTAAAGGGAAGTGTAGTTTTAAATCCAGTTCCAACTGTACTGGTGACTTGTAAGAATTTAGAAGGGAAAGACAATGTTTTAACTATTGCTTGGGTGGGAACAGTTTGTTCAAAACCTCCAATGTTATCTATTTCTATAAGACCTGAAAGATTATCTTATGATTATATAAACGAAACTATGGAATTTATAGTAAATTTACCAAGTAGAAAACAAACAAAAGAAGTTGATTTTTGTGGAGTTCGTTCGGGTAGACAGGTTGACAAAATAAAAGAGTGTGCTTTTACCTTACAAGAGGGAGAAAAAGTAAAATCCTCATATATAAAAGAATGCCCTGTAAATATAGAGTGTAAAGTCAAAGATATTATAAAATTAGGAAGCCACGATATGTTTGTAGCAGAAGTTTTATGTTCTCATATTGATGAAGCTTTATTTGATGAAAAAGATAAAATTCATTTTGAAAAAGCTAATTTAATTTCATATTCACATGGAGAATATTTTTCATTATCTAAAGAAGCAATAGGAAAGTTTGGATACTCTGTGATGAAGAAAAAGAAAAAATCTAAGTTTATAAAAAAATAA
- a CDS encoding YifB family Mg chelatase-like AAA ATPase, whose product MAISLFSCSYMGVDTYVVEVEVDLSRGLPVFNIVGMGDQAISESKERIRSCFKNTGFEFPVRRVLVNLSPANIRKKGSHFDLSIFLGILANIGHISNIEILKKYLILGEISLNGKIKSINGAINATILAKETDFEGVIVPMENYNEAKLISGVEIIPVDEITELLDFLDGKIDMETLRKKASEMDNLKIKKDENAEETIDFSDVKGQFLAKRALEIAAAGGHNVFLIGDPGSGKSMLAKRFNTILPEMPEEEIIETTKIYSISGMLSQNEPIIRKRPFRAPHYSATQVALVGGANRVGEITLALNGVFFLDEIGEFEGKTLETLRQPLEDGKIVISRANFSITYPVKNITITASNPTPSGYFPDNPLCNDSLHEIKRYQKKFSGPFLDRMDLYVEMHQLKKDEIFDESLSEKSKEIQQRVIKAREIQKTRFNSNTLNRDMNKKQLNKYCKIDEESQEIMKSAIDNLKLSVRMFDKLLKVSRTIADLDGEENIKKEHLLEALNYRKK is encoded by the coding sequence ATGGCAATAAGTTTATTTAGCTGCAGTTATATGGGAGTTGACACTTACGTTGTGGAAGTCGAAGTTGATCTTTCCAGAGGACTGCCTGTGTTTAATATAGTTGGAATGGGGGATCAGGCGATTTCCGAAAGTAAGGAGCGGATTAGAAGCTGCTTTAAAAATACGGGATTTGAATTTCCAGTCAGGCGGGTTCTGGTGAACTTGTCGCCTGCAAATATTCGGAAAAAGGGCAGTCATTTTGATTTGAGCATTTTTTTGGGAATACTTGCCAACATTGGACACATTTCAAACATTGAAATATTAAAAAAATATCTAATTTTAGGAGAAATTTCACTAAATGGAAAAATAAAATCTATAAATGGAGCAATAAATGCCACAATTTTAGCAAAGGAAACGGATTTTGAAGGAGTTATTGTTCCAATGGAAAATTATAACGAGGCAAAGCTGATTTCAGGCGTGGAAATTATTCCAGTTGATGAAATAACAGAATTGCTGGATTTTCTAGATGGAAAAATTGATATGGAAACTTTGCGAAAAAAAGCGTCTGAGATGGATAATTTGAAAATTAAAAAAGATGAAAATGCTGAGGAAACTATTGATTTTTCAGATGTAAAAGGGCAGTTTTTAGCAAAAAGGGCATTGGAAATTGCAGCGGCTGGCGGACATAACGTATTTTTAATAGGAGATCCCGGCTCAGGAAAATCAATGCTTGCCAAACGTTTTAATACAATTCTGCCTGAAATGCCAGAAGAAGAGATAATCGAAACAACAAAAATTTACAGTATTTCAGGAATGCTAAGCCAAAATGAGCCAATAATTCGCAAACGTCCATTTAGAGCTCCGCATTATTCAGCAACACAGGTAGCTCTAGTAGGTGGCGCAAACAGAGTTGGTGAAATTACATTGGCATTAAATGGAGTATTCTTTCTAGATGAAATTGGGGAATTTGAAGGAAAAACGCTGGAAACATTGAGACAGCCGCTGGAAGATGGAAAAATTGTCATTTCAAGGGCAAACTTCAGTATAACTTATCCAGTAAAAAACATAACAATAACAGCTTCAAATCCTACTCCAAGCGGATATTTTCCTGATAATCCGCTATGCAACGACAGTTTACACGAAATAAAACGTTATCAGAAAAAATTTTCAGGTCCGTTTCTCGACAGAATGGATTTGTACGTGGAAATGCACCAGCTGAAAAAAGATGAAATTTTTGATGAATCTCTCTCGGAAAAGTCAAAAGAAATTCAGCAAAGAGTAATAAAAGCACGTGAAATTCAAAAAACACGTTTTAATTCAAATACGTTAAACAGAGATATGAACAAAAAGCAGTTAAACAAATATTGTAAAATTGATGAAGAAAGTCAGGAAATTATGAAATCGGCAATTGACAATTTAAAATTATCAGTTAGAATGTTTGACAAACTATTGAAAGTTTCACGAACGATAGCAGATTTGGATGGGGAGGAGAATATAAAAAAGGAGCATCTTTTAGAAGCGCTTAATTATAGAAAAAAATAA
- a CDS encoding YadA-like family protein, giving the protein MDNKVKGNYNIADGRTNEVTGDYNTVNGRKNKVTGKLNVSSGRSNEVNGSNNSVTGIINKTTGEANIVDGIDNKVEGDNNIADGRTNEVTGDYNTVDGRTNKVTGKLNVSSGRSNEINGSNNSVTGIINKVTGEANIVDGIDNKVKGDYNIADGRTNKVSGENNLAVGNQNKVTGKESAALGIGNTVKGSSSTVVGYKNTIIGNNSGAFGDPNTVSGNGSYAYGNDNTIIGSGSHAVGNRNIVNGNNNFALGNDINFATGVSNSVAIGNGSVVTTSNEVSIGSDTVKRRLTNIGDGEYSAKSTDAVSGKQLYNAVKGVEGEINNVKDEVTHVGSLSAALAGLHPMQYDPKAPTQVMAALGHYKNKQSVAVGVGYYFNDRFMMNAGVAVGSEKRLKTMANVGFTLKLGKGSGVEYNETSQYVVQNEVKKLSVENKELKSKVEIQDEKIKKQDEKIKNLEEKLEKILNK; this is encoded by the coding sequence ATCGACAATAAAGTAAAAGGAAACTATAATATAGCAGATGGAAGAACAAATGAAGTTACTGGAGATTACAATACAGTAAATGGAAGAAAAAATAAAGTTACTGGAAAACTAAATGTATCTTCTGGAAGATCAAATGAAGTAAATGGATCAAATAACTCAGTAACAGGAATAATAAATAAGACAACAGGAGAAGCTAATATTGTAGATGGAATCGACAATAAAGTAGAAGGAGATAACAATATAGCAGATGGAAGAACAAATGAAGTTACTGGAGATTACAATACAGTAGATGGAAGAACAAATAAAGTTACTGGAAAACTAAATGTATCTTCAGGAAGATCAAATGAAATAAATGGATCAAATAACTCAGTAACAGGAATAATAAATAAGGTAACAGGAGAAGCTAATATTGTAGATGGAATCGACAATAAAGTAAAAGGAGACTATAATATAGCAGATGGAAGAACAAATAAAGTTTCAGGAGAAAATAACTTAGCAGTTGGTAACCAAAATAAAGTTACTGGAAAAGAAAGTGCAGCTCTTGGAATAGGTAACACTGTAAAAGGTTCATCTAGTACTGTAGTTGGTTATAAAAATACTATAATTGGAAATAATTCAGGAGCTTTTGGAGACCCTAATACTGTAAGTGGTAATGGTTCTTATGCATATGGAAATGACAATACTATAATAGGGAGTGGCTCTCATGCTGTAGGTAATAGAAATATAGTCAATGGAAATAACAATTTTGCATTAGGTAATGATATTAATTTTGCAACAGGAGTATCTAATTCAGTAGCAATAGGTAATGGTTCAGTAGTTACTACTTCTAATGAAGTTTCTATAGGATCTGATACTGTAAAGAGAAGATTAACTAATATTGGTGATGGAGAATATTCTGCAAAATCTACTGATGCAGTCAGTGGTAAGCAATTATACAATGCTGTAAAAGGAGTAGAAGGAGAAATTAACAATGTTAAAGATGAAGTAACTCATGTTGGATCTCTAAGTGCAGCTCTTGCTGGATTACACCCTATGCAATATGATCCTAAGGCACCTACTCAAGTTATGGCAGCATTAGGACATTATAAAAATAAACAATCTGTTGCAGTAGGAGTAGGTTACTATTTCAATGATAGATTTATGATGAATGCAGGTGTTGCAGTAGGTAGTGAAAAAAGATTAAAGACTATGGCTAATGTAGGATTTACTTTAAAACTTGGTAAAGGTAGTGGAGTTGAATATAACGAAACTTCTCAATATGTTGTTCAAAATGAAGTTAAAAAATTGAGTGTTGAGAACAAAGAATTAAAATCTAAAGTAGAAATTCAAGATGAAAAAATTAAAAAACAAGATGAAAAAATCAAGAATTTAGAAGAAAAATTAGAAAAAATATTAAATAAATAA
- a CDS encoding patatin-like phospholipase family protein: MNDRTGLVLEGGGLRGIFTAGVLDFFLEKNIEFDNCIGVSAGACHACSYLAKQHKRAFNVSVDYLNDKRYCTLYSLIKTGDLFDVNLVYNEIPNKLNPIDNETFKKNKTKFQAVITNCETGEAEYPEVKDFDTDTIYVRASSSLPLLSRLVEINGNVYLDGGVSDPIPIKKSIENGNTKNIVVLTRNKDYRKKQSQLGKIIKIRYKKFPKFVELMNTRFSRYNEMLDYIDKLEEKGEIFVIRPEVELTLGRIEKNRKKLFEVYKIGYETAKRNYEKLKEYLEK, from the coding sequence ATGAATGACAGAACAGGATTAGTGCTGGAAGGCGGAGGGCTTAGAGGAATTTTTACAGCGGGAGTGCTAGATTTTTTTCTGGAAAAAAATATTGAATTTGATAACTGTATAGGAGTGTCTGCTGGAGCTTGTCATGCATGCAGTTATTTGGCAAAGCAGCATAAAAGAGCATTTAATGTGTCAGTGGATTATTTAAATGATAAAAGATATTGCACTCTTTATAGTTTGATTAAAACAGGGGATTTATTTGATGTGAATCTAGTTTACAATGAAATTCCAAATAAACTTAATCCGATTGATAATGAAACATTTAAAAAAAATAAGACAAAATTTCAGGCAGTGATTACAAATTGTGAGACAGGAGAGGCTGAATATCCTGAAGTTAAAGATTTTGACACAGATACAATTTATGTGAGAGCATCAAGTTCATTGCCACTTCTTTCTAGACTAGTGGAAATTAATGGAAATGTGTATCTGGATGGAGGAGTTTCTGATCCAATACCAATTAAAAAGTCTATTGAAAATGGAAATACTAAAAATATTGTAGTTTTGACACGTAATAAAGATTATAGAAAAAAACAGAGCCAGCTGGGGAAAATTATTAAAATAAGATACAAAAAGTTTCCTAAGTTTGTGGAACTAATGAATACGCGTTTTAGCCGATATAATGAAATGCTGGATTACATTGATAAACTTGAGGAAAAAGGCGAAATTTTTGTGATACGTCCAGAAGTGGAGTTGACTTTGGGAAGAATTGAAAAAAATCGTAAAAAACTTTTTGAAGTTTATAAAATTGGATATGAAACAGCAAAAAGAAATTATGAAAAATTGAAAGAATATCTGGAAAAATAA